The Streptomyces sp. CC0208 genome window below encodes:
- a CDS encoding cupin, protein MSGRPVLVKPGLPHPLPGAVGLSHLSAYDWEAADGVCGGSPHLHLVCTEAYVVTGGRGAVQTLSPDGYREIPLEPGSIAWFTPGTVHRMVQGGDLRITVLMQNSGLPEAGDAVFTFPPEVLADPERYAAAAQLPPGTGPDTADAARRRRDLAVEGYLVLREALAAGDNGPYLEFQRAAARLVRDKVPRWRELWQAGALATAERTGDQLDALASGEPSYLGEATAHEAAPTRFGGFGMCGRRDEYNLPGTTLPYGGE, encoded by the coding sequence GTGTCTGGAAGGCCTGTCCTGGTGAAGCCCGGCCTTCCCCACCCGCTGCCGGGCGCCGTGGGCCTGTCCCACCTGAGCGCCTACGACTGGGAGGCCGCTGACGGCGTGTGCGGCGGCAGCCCGCATCTGCACCTCGTGTGCACCGAGGCGTACGTCGTCACCGGCGGCCGGGGTGCCGTGCAGACGCTGAGCCCGGACGGCTACCGCGAGATCCCTCTGGAGCCCGGCTCGATCGCCTGGTTCACACCCGGCACCGTGCACCGCATGGTCCAGGGCGGCGACCTGCGCATCACCGTGCTGATGCAGAACAGCGGCCTGCCCGAGGCCGGGGACGCCGTCTTCACCTTCCCGCCGGAGGTGCTCGCCGACCCCGAGCGCTACGCCGCCGCGGCCCAGCTCCCGCCCGGCACCGGGCCGGACACGGCGGACGCCGCCCGGCGCCGCAGGGACCTCGCCGTCGAGGGCTACCTCGTGCTGCGCGAGGCCCTGGCCGCCGGCGACAACGGCCCGTACCTGGAGTTCCAGCGGGCCGCCGCCCGGCTGGTGCGGGACAAGGTGCCCCGCTGGCGCGAGCTGTGGCAGGCCGGCGCCCTGGCCACCGCCGAGCGCACCGGCGACCAGCTCGACGCGCTGGCGTCCGGCGAGCCGTCGTATCTGGGCGAGGCGACCGCCCACGAGGCCGCGCCGACCCGGTTCGGCGGCTTCGGGATGTGCGGCAGACGCGACGAGTACAACCTGCCGGGCACGACACTGCCGTACGGCGGCGAGTAA
- a CDS encoding ABC transporter substrate-binding protein: protein MPGHRTKGFCASAVALVLCALAAGCGDSGESVGGGKAVLRYTWWGNPDRAERTEQAVALFEKQHPDISVQTSFSGYDAYKQKLAVQASGGDAPDVMQLDYRQIDQYASGGVLLDLAKQRAVLRTSEIDSGLLATGRVDGVQYAIPQGRGTETVVYDVKAWKDSGVPLPRAGWTWDDWAEAVRALRDRTGKPGATDPGQSEDAFEVWLRGRGKALYTKSGGLGFTADDLAEWWTFTDTLRRAGVVSPAEQTTQLDGSVENTPLGRGKAVSDTNWDAPSSGYLAIVPTGIALAPMPSDSDGTPGQYFKPSMFLGVSAHTGHAKEAAQLVDFLLNDQEAAKILGATRGIPVNETVRKETAPLLKDFDRTVADYQASLEGKLKDPPQAPPSGDNALQTTFQRDYDQVSYARMSPREAAENYVTEAKAELRS, encoded by the coding sequence ATGCCCGGACACAGGACAAAGGGGTTCTGCGCTTCGGCCGTCGCACTCGTGCTCTGCGCGCTGGCGGCCGGTTGCGGGGACTCCGGGGAGTCGGTCGGCGGCGGCAAGGCCGTGCTGCGCTACACGTGGTGGGGCAACCCCGACCGCGCGGAGCGCACCGAACAGGCCGTCGCCCTGTTCGAGAAACAGCACCCGGACATATCCGTACAGACGTCGTTCTCGGGATACGACGCCTACAAGCAGAAGCTCGCCGTCCAGGCCTCGGGCGGCGACGCACCCGACGTGATGCAGCTCGACTACCGCCAGATCGACCAGTACGCCTCGGGCGGGGTCCTGCTCGACCTGGCGAAGCAGAGGGCCGTTCTGCGCACCTCGGAGATCGACTCCGGGCTGCTCGCCACCGGCCGCGTGGACGGCGTCCAGTACGCGATCCCGCAGGGCCGGGGCACCGAGACCGTCGTCTACGACGTCAAGGCATGGAAGGACTCCGGAGTCCCGCTCCCTCGCGCGGGCTGGACCTGGGACGACTGGGCCGAGGCCGTGCGCGCACTGCGGGACAGGACCGGCAAGCCCGGTGCCACCGACCCCGGCCAGAGCGAGGACGCCTTCGAGGTCTGGCTGCGTGGCCGGGGCAAGGCCCTCTACACGAAGAGCGGCGGACTGGGCTTCACCGCCGACGACCTCGCCGAGTGGTGGACCTTCACCGACACGTTGCGGCGTGCGGGGGTTGTTTCCCCGGCCGAGCAGACCACCCAGCTCGACGGCTCCGTGGAGAACACCCCGCTCGGCCGCGGCAAGGCGGTCTCCGACACCAACTGGGACGCCCCGTCGAGCGGTTACCTCGCGATCGTCCCGACCGGGATCGCCCTGGCGCCCATGCCGTCCGACTCCGACGGCACACCCGGCCAGTACTTCAAGCCGTCGATGTTCCTCGGCGTCTCCGCCCACACCGGCCATGCGAAGGAAGCGGCCCAGCTCGTCGACTTCCTCCTCAACGACCAGGAGGCGGCGAAGATCCTCGGCGCCACCCGTGGCATCCCCGTCAACGAGACCGTCCGCAAGGAGACCGCGCCCCTCCTGAAGGACTTCGACAGGACGGTCGCCGACTACCAGGCGTCCCTGGAAGGAAAGTTGAAGGATCCGCCGCAGGCCCCGCCCTCCGGCGACAACGCCCTCCAGACCACCTTCCAGCGCGACTACGACCAGGTGTCCTACGCGCGCATGTCGCCCCGCGAGGCGGCCGAGAACTACGTCACCGAGGCGAAGGCGGAGCTGAGGTCATGA
- a CDS encoding sugar ABC transporter permease: MTTTTAIPAGKKRAPAATPKRHPKREREGAAWVFLSPWVLGASVLTLLPMAVSLYLSFTDYNLFDPPHWVGLRNYTQMFTEDPRYWRSVLTTVTYVVIAVPLQLALALLVALALKSMKRGKAFYRSAFYAPSLLGASMSIALVWRAVFNDGGTVDNLFGTGGWVNRPGWALLAVALLTVWQFGAPMVIFLAGLQQIPAELYEAAAVDGAGRWRQFVSVTVPMLSPVLFFNLVLQTIQAFQVFTPAFAVSAGKGGPADSTLVYTMYLYDRGFVASHMGYASAMAWVLLLVIGVVTAVLFRTSRSWVFYASEGDR, from the coding sequence ATGACCACCACCACCGCGATCCCCGCTGGGAAGAAGCGAGCCCCCGCCGCCACCCCGAAGCGCCACCCCAAGCGCGAACGCGAGGGCGCCGCCTGGGTGTTCCTCTCCCCGTGGGTCCTCGGCGCGAGCGTCCTCACCCTGCTCCCGATGGCCGTCTCGCTGTACCTGTCCTTCACCGACTACAACCTCTTCGACCCGCCCCACTGGGTGGGCCTGCGCAACTACACGCAGATGTTCACCGAGGACCCGCGGTACTGGCGCTCCGTCCTCACGACCGTGACGTACGTCGTCATAGCCGTGCCCCTGCAGCTGGCGCTGGCCCTGCTCGTCGCGCTCGCCCTGAAGTCCATGAAACGCGGCAAGGCCTTCTACCGGTCCGCGTTCTACGCCCCCTCGCTGCTCGGCGCGTCCATGTCGATCGCGCTCGTCTGGCGGGCCGTCTTCAACGACGGCGGCACCGTGGACAACCTGTTCGGCACCGGCGGCTGGGTCAACAGGCCCGGCTGGGCGCTGCTCGCCGTCGCGCTGCTGACGGTGTGGCAGTTCGGCGCGCCGATGGTCATCTTCCTGGCGGGTCTGCAGCAGATCCCCGCGGAGCTGTACGAGGCGGCGGCGGTCGACGGTGCCGGCCGGTGGCGGCAGTTCGTGTCCGTCACCGTGCCCATGCTGTCCCCGGTCCTCTTCTTCAACCTGGTCCTCCAGACCATCCAGGCCTTCCAGGTCTTCACACCCGCATTCGCGGTGAGCGCGGGCAAGGGCGGCCCCGCCGACTCCACCCTCGTCTACACGATGTACCTCTACGACCGAGGCTTCGTCGCCTCCCACATGGGTTACGCCTCCGCCATGGCCTGGGTGCTGCTGCTGGTCATCGGCGTCGTCACGGCGGTGCTGTTCCGTACCTCGCGATCCTGGGTCTTCTACGCGTCCGAGGGGGACCGATGA
- a CDS encoding carbohydrate ABC transporter permease: MTSMSTAAARKPVRWSRVALHLGCLAALLVMLYPLAWLLATSLKPADEVIASLDLLPSHLEWSNYRTAFGGVNDVSVWRLLSNSLLIAGGAVLGNVISCSLAAYAFARLRFRFRGPMFAFMIATIMLPHHAILIPQYIIFNQLGLVNTYWPLILPKFLATEAFFVFLIVQFMRGLPRELEEAARIDGCGPFRSFFQIVLPLTRPALITTAIFTFIWTWNDFFTQLIYLFDPDKFTLTLALRSFVDASSQSAFGPMFAMSVIALLPIVLFFLAFQRFLVEGMASSGLKG, from the coding sequence ATGACCTCCATGTCAACTGCCGCCGCCCGCAAGCCCGTTCGGTGGAGCCGCGTCGCCCTGCACCTGGGCTGTCTGGCCGCCCTGCTCGTGATGCTCTACCCGTTGGCCTGGCTCCTTGCCACCTCGCTCAAGCCCGCCGACGAGGTCATCGCGAGCCTCGACCTGCTGCCCAGCCACCTGGAGTGGTCCAACTACCGGACCGCCTTCGGAGGCGTCAACGACGTCTCCGTCTGGCGGCTGCTGTCCAACTCCCTGCTGATCGCGGGCGGCGCGGTCCTCGGCAACGTCATCAGCTGTTCGCTGGCCGCCTACGCCTTCGCAAGGCTGCGCTTCCGCTTCCGTGGCCCGATGTTCGCCTTCATGATCGCCACGATCATGCTGCCGCACCACGCGATCCTGATCCCGCAGTACATCATCTTCAACCAGCTCGGCCTGGTGAACACCTACTGGCCGCTGATCCTGCCCAAGTTCCTGGCCACGGAGGCGTTCTTCGTCTTCCTCATCGTGCAGTTCATGCGTGGTCTGCCGCGTGAACTGGAGGAGGCCGCCCGCATCGACGGCTGCGGTCCGTTCCGCAGCTTCTTCCAGATCGTGCTGCCGCTGACCAGGCCCGCGCTGATCACCACGGCGATCTTCACCTTCATCTGGACCTGGAACGACTTCTTCACCCAGCTCATCTACCTCTTCGACCCGGACAAGTTCACGCTCACGCTCGCCCTGCGGTCGTTCGTGGACGCCTCCAGCCAGTCGGCGTTCGGCCCGATGTTCGCGATGTCGGTGATCGCGCTGCTGCCGATCGTGCTGTTCTTCCTCGCCTTCCAGCGGTTCCTGGTGGAGGGCATGGCGAGCTCGGGACTCAAGGGATGA
- a CDS encoding heavy metal translocating P-type ATPase: MTITAAAETELAIGGMTCASCAARIEKKLKRMDGVTATVNYATEKARVTHAAGVSVQDLIATVERTGYTAREPAPPQPSAPEDGESDELRSLRERLTTAAVLAVPVVAMAMVPALQFEYWQWLSLTLAAPVVTYAGWPFHKAAFTNARHGAATMDTLTSVGTTAAFGWSLWALFLGTAGTPGMKHPFELTIARGEGGGNLYLEAAAGVTAFILAGRYFEARSKRKAGAALKALLELGAKDVTVVHADGHEQTVPVGELKVRDRFLVRPGEKIATDGTVVEGSSAVDASMLTGESMPVEVVPGDAVTGATLNAGGRLVVEATRVGADTQLARMARLVEDAQNGKSAAQRLADRISAVFVPVVIALALGTLGFWLGNGAGTAAAFTAAVAVLIIACPCALGLATPTALLVGTGRGAQLGILIKGPEVLESTRKVDTVVLDKTGTVTTGRMTLLAMHTAHGTDEAEVLRLAGALEHASEHPVARAVADGALEKLGSLPVPEDFANVPGLGVQGIVDGHAVLVGRERLLADWAMELPGELRLRKDAAESAGRTVIAVAWDGEARAVLEVADAVKDTSREAVTRLRGLGLTPILLTGDNRAVAGSVAREVGIDPGQVIAEVLPQDKVDVVKRLQAKGRSVAMVGDGVNDAAALAQADLGLAMGTGTDAAIEAGDLTLVRGDLRAAADAIRLARRTLGTIRSNLFWAFAYNVAALPLAAAGLLNPMLAGAAMAFSSVFVVGNSLRLRAFRAA; this comes from the coding sequence ATGACCATCACCGCAGCGGCTGAGACCGAGCTCGCCATCGGCGGCATGACCTGTGCCTCGTGCGCGGCGCGCATCGAGAAGAAGCTCAAACGGATGGACGGGGTCACCGCCACCGTCAACTACGCCACCGAGAAGGCCAGGGTCACCCACGCCGCAGGTGTGTCGGTCCAGGACCTCATAGCGACCGTGGAGAGGACCGGATACACGGCCCGGGAACCGGCACCACCGCAACCGTCCGCGCCTGAGGACGGGGAATCCGACGAACTGCGGTCCCTGCGCGAGCGGTTGACGACTGCCGCCGTGCTGGCGGTACCCGTCGTCGCGATGGCGATGGTTCCGGCACTGCAGTTCGAGTACTGGCAGTGGCTGTCCCTGACGCTGGCGGCGCCCGTGGTGACGTACGCCGGATGGCCGTTCCACAAGGCGGCGTTCACCAACGCCCGGCATGGCGCGGCCACCATGGACACACTGACCTCGGTCGGCACGACGGCTGCCTTCGGCTGGTCCCTGTGGGCGCTGTTCCTCGGGACCGCCGGCACGCCGGGCATGAAGCATCCCTTCGAGCTGACGATCGCCCGCGGCGAGGGCGGCGGGAATCTGTATCTGGAGGCCGCGGCCGGGGTCACCGCGTTCATCCTGGCCGGGCGGTACTTCGAGGCCCGCTCGAAGCGCAAGGCGGGCGCGGCCTTGAAGGCGCTGCTGGAGCTGGGCGCGAAGGACGTGACCGTGGTGCACGCGGACGGTCACGAACAGACCGTGCCGGTCGGGGAGTTGAAGGTTAGAGACCGCTTCCTCGTCCGTCCCGGCGAGAAGATCGCCACCGATGGGACCGTCGTCGAAGGCTCCTCCGCCGTGGACGCCTCGATGCTCACCGGTGAGTCGATGCCGGTGGAGGTGGTGCCCGGCGACGCCGTCACCGGTGCCACCCTCAACGCGGGCGGACGGCTCGTGGTCGAGGCGACCCGGGTCGGCGCGGACACCCAACTCGCCAGGATGGCCAGGCTGGTCGAGGACGCGCAGAACGGCAAGTCGGCCGCGCAGCGGCTCGCGGACCGGATCTCCGCGGTGTTCGTGCCGGTGGTGATCGCGCTCGCGCTGGGCACCCTGGGCTTCTGGCTCGGCAACGGCGCCGGTACGGCCGCCGCGTTCACCGCCGCCGTCGCCGTGCTGATCATCGCCTGCCCGTGCGCCCTGGGCCTGGCCACGCCGACCGCGCTGCTGGTCGGGACGGGTCGCGGTGCTCAACTCGGCATCCTCATCAAGGGCCCTGAGGTCCTGGAGTCCACGCGCAAGGTCGACACCGTCGTCCTGGACAAGACCGGCACCGTCACCACCGGCCGGATGACCCTGCTGGCCATGCACACGGCCCACGGGACCGACGAGGCCGAAGTCCTGCGCCTGGCAGGCGCTCTGGAGCACGCGTCGGAGCACCCGGTGGCCCGCGCGGTCGCCGACGGAGCGCTGGAGAAGCTGGGTTCACTGCCCGTGCCCGAGGACTTCGCCAACGTTCCGGGGCTCGGCGTGCAGGGAATCGTCGACGGTCACGCGGTCCTCGTCGGACGTGAGCGGCTGCTCGCCGACTGGGCAATGGAGCTGCCCGGGGAGCTCAGGCTCAGGAAGGACGCCGCGGAGTCGGCCGGTCGTACCGTCATCGCGGTCGCCTGGGACGGTGAGGCAAGGGCCGTGCTCGAAGTCGCCGACGCGGTCAAGGACACCAGCCGTGAGGCCGTCACCCGGCTGCGTGGTCTCGGGCTCACCCCGATCCTGCTGACCGGTGACAACCGGGCCGTGGCCGGGTCGGTGGCCCGCGAGGTCGGCATCGACCCCGGGCAGGTGATCGCCGAGGTGCTGCCGCAGGACAAGGTCGACGTCGTCAAGCGGCTTCAGGCGAAGGGCCGTTCGGTCGCGATGGTCGGCGACGGGGTCAACGACGCCGCCGCGCTGGCCCAGGCCGACCTGGGCCTGGCGATGGGCACGGGCACCGATGCCGCGATCGAGGCGGGCGACCTGACCCTCGTCCGGGGCGACCTGCGGGCCGCGGCGGACGCAATCCGGCTCGCCCGCCGGACCCTGGGCACGATCCGCTCCAACCTCTTCTGGGCCTTCGCCTACAACGTGGCCGCGCTGCCGCTCGCCGCGGCGGGGCTGCTCAACCCGATGCTGGCCGGTGCGGCGATGGCCTTCTCATCGGTGTTCGTGGTCGGCAACTCGCTGCGGCTGCGGGCGTTCCGAGCGGCATGA
- a CDS encoding PhzF family phenazine biosynthesis isomerase, producing the protein MTTNAPRPEVLRYTAFSSSPEGGNPAGVVLDASTLDDGDMLAIAAELGYSESAFLTAPPEDLDGPEGRTFTIRYFSPKAEVPFCGHATVATAVALAERIGPGELVFATPAGTVPVSVAEEGGTVRATLTSVAPHVEEVSEADLAEALAALDWPATDLDPAFPPRIAFAGARHLVLAAATRTRLAELAYDFARLEALMHRLDLTTVQLVWRESATVFHVRDPFPVGGVVEDPATGAAAAAFGAYARELGLVPEDAVLTLHQGEDLGRPGELTVTLRAGDPRVRVGGAGALIG; encoded by the coding sequence ATGACGACGAACGCGCCGCGACCCGAGGTCCTGCGATACACCGCCTTCTCCAGCTCTCCCGAGGGCGGCAACCCCGCCGGCGTCGTACTGGACGCCTCCACCCTGGACGACGGGGACATGCTGGCCATCGCCGCCGAGCTCGGGTACTCCGAGTCCGCCTTCCTGACCGCGCCGCCCGAAGACCTCGACGGGCCCGAGGGGCGGACGTTCACCATCCGCTACTTCAGCCCCAAGGCCGAGGTGCCGTTCTGCGGGCACGCCACCGTCGCGACCGCCGTCGCGCTGGCCGAGCGGATCGGCCCGGGAGAGCTGGTGTTCGCCACCCCTGCCGGGACCGTGCCGGTGTCGGTGGCCGAGGAGGGCGGGACGGTCCGGGCCACGCTCACCAGCGTGGCACCGCATGTCGAGGAGGTCTCCGAGGCCGACCTCGCGGAGGCGCTGGCCGCGCTCGACTGGCCGGCCACCGATCTCGACCCGGCGTTCCCGCCCAGGATCGCGTTCGCGGGTGCCCGTCATCTCGTCCTGGCGGCGGCTACTCGCACGCGCCTCGCGGAGCTGGCGTACGACTTCGCGCGCCTCGAAGCCCTGATGCACCGACTGGACCTGACCACGGTGCAGTTGGTGTGGCGGGAGTCGGCCACCGTCTTCCACGTCCGTGACCCGTTCCCCGTCGGCGGTGTCGTCGAGGACCCGGCGACCGGTGCGGCGGCCGCGGCGTTCGGTGCGTACGCCCGCGAGCTCGGGCTTGTCCCGGAGGACGCCGTCCTCACCCTGCACCAGGGCGAGGACCTGGGGCGCCCGGGCGAGCTCACGGTGACCCTGCGCGCGGGCGACCCCCGGGTGCGGGTCGGGGGCGCGGGGGCCCTCATCGGCTGA
- a CDS encoding glycoside hydrolase family 15 protein: MNGSARDQMGYLPIAEHGLIGDLRSVALVGTDGTIDWYCCPSFDAPSVFASILDSERGGRFELAATVPARTKQFYFPDTNVLITRFYTEDGVGEVQDFMPVDGDTVESERHRLIRRVVCVRGSIPFRTRVAPRFDYGAQPHTVRMVGDVAVFESPKLSLGLTATVPLETEGPDARADFKLSEGESAVFALDQVGGEVTPRRCARTEAEEQFNSTVAYWRHWLSASKYRGRWREMVHRSALTLKLLTYAPTGAIVAAPTTSLPEQLGGERNWDYRYVWVRDAAFCVYALLRLGFTSEAEAFMDFLIRHVSPVDHGPSGPLQIMYGIDGRTDLTERELGHLEGHRGSAPVRVGNAAADQLQLDIYGALIDSIYLYDKWAKPISSGQWDDVCTLVEWVCEHWDQPDEGIWETRGGRKNFLYSRLMCWVAIERAIRMANRRGLPADLNRWRECRDAIYRRIMDRGWSETRQAFVQHEDGDVLDAAVLMMPLTKFIAPTDPKWLSTLDALTEELVSDSLVYRYDPTASPDGLRGDEGTFSICSFWYVEAMVHAGRIDEARLAFEKMLTYANHLGLYAEEISNTGEQQGNFPQAFTHLALISAAFNLDRALG; encoded by the coding sequence ATGAACGGATCAGCCAGAGATCAGATGGGCTACCTGCCGATCGCCGAGCACGGTCTGATCGGCGACCTGCGCAGTGTGGCACTGGTCGGGACCGACGGCACCATCGACTGGTACTGCTGCCCGTCCTTCGACGCACCGAGTGTCTTCGCGTCGATCCTGGACTCGGAGCGCGGCGGCCGCTTCGAGCTGGCGGCGACCGTGCCGGCGCGGACGAAGCAGTTCTACTTCCCCGACACCAACGTCCTGATCACCCGGTTCTACACCGAGGACGGTGTGGGCGAGGTCCAGGACTTCATGCCGGTCGACGGCGACACGGTGGAGAGCGAGCGGCACCGGTTGATCCGGCGGGTGGTGTGCGTGCGCGGTTCCATCCCGTTCCGCACGCGCGTGGCGCCGCGCTTCGACTACGGCGCCCAGCCGCACACCGTACGCATGGTCGGTGACGTGGCCGTCTTCGAGTCCCCGAAGCTGTCGCTGGGCCTGACCGCGACCGTGCCGCTGGAGACCGAGGGCCCGGACGCGCGGGCCGACTTCAAGCTCTCCGAGGGCGAGTCGGCGGTGTTCGCGCTGGACCAGGTCGGCGGCGAGGTGACCCCGCGCCGGTGCGCGCGCACCGAGGCCGAGGAGCAGTTCAACAGCACGGTCGCCTACTGGCGGCACTGGCTGTCCGCCTCCAAGTACCGGGGCCGCTGGCGGGAGATGGTGCACCGCTCCGCCCTCACCCTCAAGCTGCTCACCTACGCGCCCACCGGCGCCATCGTGGCCGCGCCGACCACCAGCCTGCCCGAGCAGCTCGGCGGCGAGCGCAACTGGGACTACCGGTACGTGTGGGTGCGGGATGCCGCCTTCTGCGTGTACGCGCTGCTGCGGCTCGGCTTCACCAGCGAGGCCGAGGCGTTCATGGACTTCCTCATCCGGCACGTCAGTCCGGTCGATCACGGCCCCTCGGGGCCGCTCCAGATCATGTACGGCATCGACGGCCGCACCGATCTGACGGAGCGTGAACTCGGCCACCTGGAAGGGCATCGGGGCTCGGCGCCGGTCAGGGTCGGCAACGCGGCCGCCGACCAGCTCCAACTCGACATCTACGGCGCCCTGATCGACTCGATCTACCTCTACGACAAGTGGGCCAAGCCGATCTCCAGCGGCCAGTGGGACGACGTGTGCACGCTCGTGGAGTGGGTGTGCGAACACTGGGACCAGCCCGACGAGGGCATCTGGGAGACCCGCGGCGGCCGCAAGAACTTCCTGTACTCCCGGCTGATGTGCTGGGTGGCGATCGAGCGGGCGATCCGCATGGCCAACCGGCGCGGTCTGCCGGCCGACCTGAACCGCTGGCGGGAGTGCCGGGACGCGATCTACCGGCGGATCATGGACCGCGGCTGGTCGGAGACCCGGCAGGCGTTCGTGCAGCACGAGGACGGCGATGTGCTGGACGCGGCCGTCCTGATGATGCCGCTGACCAAGTTCATCGCGCCGACCGACCCGAAGTGGCTGTCCACGCTGGACGCGCTGACCGAGGAGCTGGTGTCGGACTCCCTCGTCTACCGCTACGACCCGACGGCCAGCCCCGACGGACTGCGCGGCGACGAGGGCACCTTCTCGATCTGCTCGTTCTGGTACGTCGAGGCGATGGTGCACGCCGGCCGGATCGACGAGGCGCGCCTGGCGTTCGAGAAGATGCTCACCTACGCCAACCATCTGGGCCTGTACGCCGAGGAGATCAGCAACACCGGCGAGCAACAGGGCAACTTCCCGCAGGCGTTCACCCATCTCGCCCTGATCAGCGCCGCGTTCAACCTGGACCGGGCCCTCGGCTGA
- a CDS encoding DeoR/GlpR family DNA-binding transcription regulator encodes MSRDARWKTLLELLVERGRLDVEEAAADLEVSAATIRRDFDQLAEQQMLVRTRGGAVVHGVSYELPLRYKTARHASEKQRIAKAVGELIAPGEAVGLTGGTTTTEVARALAVRGDLASGSPALTIVTNALNIANELAVRPQFKIVLTGGVARPQSYELVGPLADGVLSQITLDVAVLGVVAFDVTHGAAAHDEAEAAINRLLCERAERVVVAADSSKLGQRAFARICAAEKVGTLVTDAAAAPETVRRFEEAGLRVLTV; translated from the coding sequence ATGTCCCGGGACGCCCGGTGGAAGACGCTGCTGGAACTGCTCGTCGAGCGGGGCCGGCTGGACGTCGAGGAGGCGGCCGCCGATCTGGAGGTCTCGGCCGCCACGATCCGCCGTGACTTCGACCAGCTGGCCGAGCAGCAGATGCTGGTGCGCACCCGGGGCGGAGCGGTCGTGCACGGGGTGTCGTACGAGCTGCCGCTGCGGTACAAGACGGCCCGCCACGCCTCCGAGAAGCAGCGCATCGCGAAGGCGGTCGGGGAGCTGATCGCGCCCGGTGAGGCGGTGGGGCTGACCGGGGGCACGACCACGACCGAGGTGGCGCGGGCGCTCGCCGTGCGCGGGGATCTCGCCAGCGGCTCCCCCGCGCTGACGATCGTCACGAACGCCCTCAACATCGCCAATGAGCTGGCCGTACGCCCCCAGTTCAAGATCGTGCTGACGGGCGGGGTCGCACGCCCGCAGTCGTACGAGCTCGTCGGGCCGCTCGCGGACGGCGTGCTGAGCCAGATCACCCTCGACGTGGCGGTGCTCGGTGTCGTCGCCTTCGACGTCACGCACGGTGCCGCCGCCCACGACGAGGCGGAGGCCGCGATCAACCGGCTGCTGTGCGAGCGCGCGGAGCGGGTGGTCGTCGCCGCCGACTCCAGCAAGCTGGGGCAGCGCGCCTTCGCCCGGATCTGCGCCGCCGAGAAGGTCGGCACACTGGTCACGGACGCGGCGGCGGCGCCGGAGACGGTCCGGCGGTTCGAGGAGGCGGGGCTGCGGGTCCTCACCGTGTGA
- a CDS encoding SIS domain-containing protein — protein MTHVEDELTSQPECWTRAATEAARHADALPAAGERVALVGCGTSYFMAQAVAALREGAGQGETDAFAASEFPHGRSYDRVVALTRSGTTTEVLDVLDRLKGRTRTTALTADPATPVMAAADEVVVLDFADERSVVQTRFATTALTLLRAHLGLHTDAVVADARTALSTPLPEGLVQCTQFTFLGRGWTVGLANEAGLKMREASLAWTEAYPAMEYRHGPISITTHGTATWMLGDPPEGLAEQVRETGGLWVPGALDPLAELVRVQRLAVAVAAVRGLDPDRPRHLTRSVILARP, from the coding sequence ATGACCCATGTCGAGGACGAGCTGACCAGCCAGCCCGAGTGCTGGACCCGTGCGGCCACGGAGGCCGCACGCCACGCCGACGCGCTTCCGGCAGCGGGGGAGCGGGTCGCCCTCGTCGGGTGCGGCACCTCGTACTTCATGGCGCAGGCGGTGGCGGCGCTGCGCGAGGGCGCGGGCCAGGGCGAGACGGACGCCTTCGCCGCGTCGGAGTTCCCGCACGGCCGCTCGTACGACCGGGTCGTCGCCCTCACCCGCTCCGGTACGACGACCGAAGTCCTCGACGTGCTGGACCGGTTGAAGGGGCGCACCCGCACCACCGCCCTCACCGCCGACCCCGCCACCCCCGTCATGGCCGCCGCCGACGAGGTCGTCGTCCTCGACTTCGCCGACGAACGCTCCGTCGTCCAGACGCGGTTCGCGACCACCGCCCTGACCCTGCTCCGCGCCCACCTGGGCCTGCACACCGATGCCGTCGTCGCCGACGCCCGCACCGCGCTCTCGACACCCCTGCCCGAAGGGCTCGTCCAGTGCACGCAGTTCACCTTCCTCGGCCGCGGCTGGACGGTGGGGCTGGCCAACGAGGCCGGACTGAAGATGCGCGAGGCCTCCCTCGCCTGGACCGAGGCCTACCCGGCGATGGAGTACCGGCACGGCCCCATCAGCATCACCACCCACGGCACCGCCACCTGGATGCTCGGCGATCCCCCCGAGGGACTGGCCGAACAGGTGCGGGAGACCGGTGGACTGTGGGTCCCGGGCGCCCTGGACCCGCTCGCCGAACTGGTCCGCGTGCAGCGCCTCGCGGTCGCCGTCGCCGCGGTCCGCGGCCTCGACCCGGACCGGCCCCGCCACCTCACCCGCTCGGTGATCCTCGCCCGCCCCTAG